A DNA window from Schistocerca cancellata isolate TAMUIC-IGC-003103 unplaced genomic scaffold, iqSchCanc2.1 HiC_scaffold_1148, whole genome shotgun sequence contains the following coding sequences:
- the LOC126159835 gene encoding ice-structuring glycoprotein-like, whose translation MSAAFTRSAAFARSAAFARSAAFARSAAFPRSAAFARSAAFARSAAFARSAAFAMRAAFAGSAAFTRGCAFARSAAFAKSAAFARSAAFARSAAFAMRAAFAGSAAFAMGGAFPRSAAFARSAAFARRYAFARSAAFARSAAFLRRAAFARSAAFARSAAFARRAAFAVSAAFAGSAAFAGSAAFARSGAFARSAAFAGSAASARSPAFVRCAAFARSAAFARSAAISRSAAFARSAAFARRAGFAKREYCLCNECCLPMSAAFARSASFARSAAFARSAAFARSAALARRAAFERRAAFAGSAAFARGNAFASSAAFSGSTAFAMSAAFQ comes from the coding sequence atgagtgctgccttcacaaggagtgcagccttcgcaaggagtgctgccttcgcaaggagtgctgccttcgcaaggagtgctgccttcccaaggagtgctgccttcgcaaggagtgctgccttcgcaaggagtgctgccttcgcaaggagtgctgccttcgcaatgagggctgcctttgcagggagtgctgcctttacaAGGGGTTgtgcgttcgcaaggagtgctgctttcgcaaagagtgctgccttcgcaaggagtgctgcctttgcaaggagtgctgccttcgcaatgagggctgcctttgctgggagtgctgccttcgcaatgggtggtgccttcccaaggagtgctgcctttgcaaggagtgctgccttcgcaaggagatatgccttcgcaaggagtgctgccttcgctaggagtgctgcctttctaaggagagctgccttcgcaaggagtgctgccttcgctaggagtgctgctttcgcaaggagggctgccttcgcagtgagtgctgcctttgcagggagtgctgcctttgcagggagtgctgccttcgcaaggagtggtgccttcgcaaggagtgctgccttcgcagggagtgctgcatccgcaaggagtcctgccttcgtaaggtgtgctgccttcgcaaggagtgctgcttttgcaaggagcgctgccatctcaaggagtgctgccttcgctaggagtgctgccttcgcaaggagggctggcttcgcaaagagggagtactgcctttgcaacgagtgctgccttccaatgagtgctgcctttgcaaggagtgcttccttcgcaaggagtgctgccttcgcaaggagtgctgccttcgctaggagtgctgccctcgcaaggagggctgcattcgagaggagggctgccttcgcagggagtgctgccttcgcaaggggtaatgccttcgcaagtagtgctgccttctcagggagcacTGCctttgcaatgagtgctgccttccaatga
- the LOC126159834 gene encoding uncharacterized protein LOC126159834 — protein MEYYLCNECCLPMSAAFARSAAFARSAAFAMSAAFAMRAAFAGSAAFARGGAFTRSAAFARSAAFARRAAFASSAALLRRAGLARSADIARSPAFARRADFAGSAAFARSAAFARSGAFARSAAFAGSAASARSAAFARCAAFRRSAAFARNAASTRSAAFARSAAFARSAAFARSAAFARSPAFARRAAFAGSAAFARGNAFASSSAFAGSTAFARSAAFQGVLPLQGVLPSQRVLPSQGVLPSQGVLPLEGVLPSQGVLPSQGVLPWDRVLPSLGVLPSYRVQPSQGVLPSQGVLPLQGVMPSEGVLPSQAVVPSQGVLPSQGVLPLQGVLPSQGVLPSQGVLPSQGVLPSLGVLPSQGGLPSQGGLPSRGVLPSQGVMPSQGVMPSQGVVPSQGVLPSQGVLHSQGVLPPQGVLLSQGVLPSQGVLPSQGVLPSQGVLPSLGVLSSQGGLPSRGGLPSQGVLPLQGVMPSQVVLPSQGVLPLNECCLPMSAAFARSAAFARRYAFARSAAFASCPSKERCLRKECCLR, from the coding sequence ATGGAGTActacctttgcaacgagtgctgcctcccaatgagtgctgccttcgcaaggagtgctgccttcgcaaggagtgctgcattcgcaatgagtgctgccttcgcaatgagggctgcctttgcagggagtgctgccttcgcaaggggtggtgccttcacaaggagtgctgcctttgcaaggagtgctgccttcgcaagaagagctgccttcgctagcagtgctgcccttctaaggagagctggcctCGCAAGGAGTGCTGATATCGCTAGGAgtcctgctttcgcaaggagggctgacttcgcagggagtgctgcctttgcaaggagtgctgccttcgcaaggagtggtgccttcgcaaggagtgctgccttcgcagggagtgctgcatccgcaaggagtgctgccttcgcaaggtgtgctgccttcagaagaagtgctgcctttgcaaggaacgCTGCCagcacaaggagtgctgcctttgcaaggagtgctgccttcgcaaggagtgctgccttcgcaaggagcgctgcattcgcaaggagtcctgctttcgcaaggagggctgccttcgcagggagtgctgccttcgcaaggggtaatgccttcgcaagtagttctgctttcgcagggagtactgcctttgcaaggagtgctgccttccaaggagtgctgcctttgcaaggagtgctcccttcgcaaagagtgctgccttcgcaaggagtgctgccttcgcaaggagtgctgcctttggaaggagtgctgccttcacaaggagtactgccttcccaaggagtgctgccttgggacagagtgctgccttccctaggagtgttgccttcgtacagagtgcagccttcgcaaggagtgctgccttcgcaaggtgtgctgcctttgcaaggggtaatgccttcggagggagtgcttccttcgcaagcggtggtgccttcgcaaggagtgttgccttcgcaaggagtgctgcctttgcaaggagtgcttccttcgcaaggagtgctgccttcgcaaggagtgctgccttcccaaggagtgctgccttcgctaggagtgctgccctcacaaggagggctgccttcgcaaggagggctgccttcgcggggagtgctgccttcgcaaggggtaatgccttcgcagggagtgatgccttcgcaaggggtggtgccttcgcaaggagtgttgccttcacaaggagtgctgcattcacaaggagtgctgcctccgcaaggagtgctgctttcgcaaggagtactgccttcgcaaggagtactgccttcgcaaggagtgctgccttcacaaggagtgctgccttcgctaggagtgctgtcttcgcaaggagggctgccttcgagaggagggctgccttcgcagggagtgctgcctttgcaaggggtaatgccttcgcaagtagtgctgccttctcagggagtactgcctttgaacgagtgctgccttccaatgagtgctgccttcgcaaggagtgctgccttcgcaaggagatatgccttcgcaaggagtgctgccttcgctagctgcccttctaaggagagatgccttcgcaaggagtgctgccttcgctaa
- the LOC126159836 gene encoding trophinin-like, producing the protein MSAAFTRSAAFARSAAFARSAAFARSAAFARSAALLRSAGFPRSAAIARSAAFARRADFARSAAFAGSAAFARSGAFARSAAFAGSAASARSAAFARSAAFARSAAFARSAAIARSAAFARSAAFARRAAFAKRAAFAGSAAFARGNAFARSSAFAGSTAFARSAAFQEVLPLQEVLPSQRVLPSQGVLPSQ; encoded by the coding sequence cctttgcaaggagtgctgccttcgcaaggagtgctgccttcgctaggagtgctgcccttctaaggagtgctggcttcccaaggagtgctgccatcgctaggagtgctgctttcgcaaggagggcagacttcgcaagaagtgctgcctttgcagggagtgctgccttcgcaaggagtggtgccttcgcaaggagtgctgccttcgcagggagtgctgcatccgcaaggagtgctgccttcgcaaggagtgctgccttcgcaaggagtgctgcctttgcaaggagcgctgccatcgcaaggagtgctgccttcgctaggagtgctgccttcgcaaggagggctgccttcgcaaagagggctgccttcgcagggagtgctgccttcgcaaggggtaatgccttcgcaagaagttctgctttcgcagggagtactgcctttgcaaggagtgctgccttccaagaagtgctgcctttgcaagaagtgctcccttcgcaaagagtgctgccttcgcaaggagtgctgccttcacaatga